TAAGACCAAGACTTATCCTTACTAAAACAAGAAAGACTCATTTAAACTTTTTGTGTGCACTCAACTACCATTCAGATAGTGATGACAATAAACATTGTATCAACATAAAATATGAGACTATCCACAAAAGATTGTTGTTGAACGTTGCTAATGACTTAGACTAAAAAGAGAGGCAAGACTTTTAATTTCTTCTGTTTGCTAGATCAATTCCCATGGGTCCAACACCCGAAAGTTAGGGCATGACCAAAAACATCCAATTAGGTAAAAAGGCATTGGACCTTCCATATATTTGACTAAATCAAGCTTTGATCTATATTTAGTGACCTCACCATACACTATCCAATTCAAAATCATCACCATGTATTGCAACTTAAGGACAAACTAAAGAGCAAAAGAGTCAAGGCTTTCTTCCTAAGCAAGtaataatatcattaaaccTAGACACACAAAACATCAATTACCTTCTTTATTTGCTTATCTTGTAGATAAGCACGACCTCCTTCTCCCgaaagtgcttttggatttGACTTATTAACGGttcatttttttcaaataaaaaaaatataaaaaaaaagaaaaaaaaaggaaaacgaaAGTCCATACATATCACATGATCACAAGTTCACAAcccaacaaaataaataaataaaatcctcATACTGTGCCCACCATTATCAACCAATAAAACAACCAAAAGATCTCGCACTCCAATCAACCTGTCGGAAAGCCCCATCAACGGCGGAGATCACTCCACGTTTCGTTACCACAGAAGCCAGACATCAAATCACGATCTGAGCTCCTGATTGGTCCACGTTTCGAGATCTGATCGTTCAACCACCCACTTCAGTAttaaaaaatctaaaattcCAAATTCGTAGCCTCCGAGCCGACCTTAAATATGGACTCGTGTCGAGGCGGCACAAGACACCTGTCGCCTCCACGCATCGCAGACAAAGCCGAAGGCTCGGAGAAAcagtctctctcctctctctctctctccagcgAGCAGTCACCCCCtcaattttccaaaaaaaaaaaggaaaaaaattaaaaagaaaattaaggtAATTaagtccttctctttcagcgtttttctttctgtcttttagtttatttttcgTTTCAGctgatttttttcttctgtttatTCGGTTTGTCTTTATCTGATTTAATACAGTTTACtcattattcaattaatttagcCACTGaatttttctgggttttatcctttcttttagctttaattgtttttgttagGCAGGGAAGCAACTTTATGCAGTTTGTTTGATGGGTTGTTGTTCTAGCTTTTTTGGTGGTGAAATTTTGGAGTAAAAATatgattagggttttgatttgtcTCTTAGTTTCTAATGGAAAGATTGAAACTTTTTCTAATTTGTTGGGGGTCAGTAAGATTTAGAGAAACGGGTTATTTTTGGATGACAGTCATGAATTAATGGAGCCGGAGAATTTGGAAATTCTTGTTAGTTTGTTTTTGGTGTAAATTTGTGGATCTGAAGCTAAAGAATATGCAATGGAAAAGTAATggtaatttgcaaatttgatctGAATCTTGTGGAAAGGTGTGGAGGATAAGTTGATTGCTTCTGATGATTTTTCACACTCTGTCCTGCTTCTTCATAATTGCAAATTCTTGAAAATGGGATCTTGTGTCATGATTTCAGTGTTGTCAAGCTGCTGTTGGTGGATTGAATAAAGCCACtgttttgattgttttcattgatTTGTCTGTTTCTTCAACTTAGGGGTGTGTTGGAATTTATTCTCCCATGTTTCGTTTGTCTAGTCACTAGTGGTTGTTGTGCGCGTACGATCCACTGAGGTTTAACCCTGTGTGTCACTTCGATTCGTTTTTAAAAATGGTTATTGAAATGTATAGTCCTAGTAAATTTTCTGTTTCGTTTACCTATCATTTTCCTGATTTTTGTATGAACGTGGCTGACTGAGTGAATTGGATGTACATATAGAGTTGTTTGCACAGCTAGCTTTCAAGTTTAGAAGATGGGGTCTAATTTCAACTTCAAGAGCTTTGGTGAAGCACCACCAGTGGAAGGCAATGGTGGGAGGGCAGGAGGAAGTTTTGGATTGGCGCGGCAGTCTTCGGTGTACTCATTGACGTTTGATGAGTTCCAGAACACGATAGGTGGACTTGGGAAGGATTATGGATCAATGAACATGGATGAACTGTTGAAAAATATAGGGACCGCTGAGGAGACTCAAGGCATGACGGCTACTTCTGGGGTCGGAAGGGAAGTAAATGCCCCGGGGGGTAATTTGCAGAGACAAGGTTCGTTAACGTTGCCGCGAACGCTTAGTCAGAAAACGGTTGATGAGGTTTGGAAAAATTTGATTAGAGAGACTACTGATGATAAGTATAATAATGTTGCTGCCGGTTCGAATTTGCCACAGAGACAACAAACTTTGGGAGAGATGACTTTGGAGGACTTTTTGGTGAAAGCAGGGGTCGTGAGAGAAGATATACAGCCACCAGTTGTAAGGCCTAATAATGGTGGATTCTATGGTGAATTATACCGTCCTAATAACAACGTTGGTTTGGCTTCCGGCTTTCAACAACCGAATATAAGCAACGGTATTTTGGGGAATCGAGTTGCGGACAACAAAAATTCAGTTCCAATTCAATCTCCTACTTTAGCACTTAATGTTGGTGGAGTGAGAACTTCTCAGCAACAAACGCTGCAGTTGCCCCCACAACAGCAGCCACTCTTCCCCAAGCCTACAACCGTGGCGTTTGCCCCTTCTATGCATTTGGTAAACAATGCTCAGCTAAGTATCCCAAGAACTAGGGGACCAATGGCTGGGGTTGTGGAACCTTCTATTAACACCGCTTTCTCTCAAGCTGGAGGGTTTCCGGGTGCAGGAATTGGCGCGGTTGGTTTGGGCACTGGGGGCGGTGCAGTTGCAACAAGATCTCCTGCAAATCAGATATCACCGGATGTAATTGCTAAGAGCAGTGGGGATACATCTTCATTGTCGCCGGTACCTTACATGTTTAACCGGGGAAGGAAGTGCAGTGGAGCTGTGGAGAAAGTAGTTGAGAGAAGGCAAAGGAGAATGATAAAAAACAGAGAATCTGCTGCAAGGTCTCGCGCTCGTAAACAGGTGACCCCATTGGCTCTCTGCTGCCACCATACATTTAAATACTATCTCGATGTGTTGCCCATTGTATTTTGAAATGTGACTTTAATTTGTTGTGTTCGAGTGGTCTTGTGGTTTAGCTGTAGTTTTAGACCTATATTTTGATGTCTAGAGTGGTGGCACTTTGTGCATCAACCTGCATTTCAGCTGAACCATACAAATGTATAGTTTTTCTGTGAGAACATTAAAGATGCATACTTTCGGATATTTGCATTCACATGTAGAATTCTTAATGATCCCTTTTCGTGACCAAGTAAGGACATGATCTCCCGCCTAAATCTTCTGACTTAAACAAAATCATCGTGATGCTTTGTTGAAAGTTGAAACTGAAATCCCTACAAACCCTAATCTTTTACAAGTCTTCTGGTTTTACTATCAAAGGCTCTGTGAGGAACAAACAAGTAGAAATAACCGATTGTAGCTTCCAATTAAAGGTTTGTTAGCTTTTTGTCTATGCAAATGGGTGCTATTTATGTACCTAAAAATCTATAGAGCATCTACTCATATTTGATGTAACCCAATGAGGAGGTTTTGTGGTGTCGATATGATTGTATCATTGTATGAATGCATAAAGCAGCCTTCTGCACTGCCAATGTACAAAGTTCCAACGTGAATCGTTTCCTTCAAAAGTCACTGAAGGCTAAACGTCTTCAGGGATTTTGACCTTGAGATGATTTCTGAATCCTAGAACAGCTCTGTCAATTAATGGCGATCTGCTTTGTTCCTCCTTTTGTTTAAGAAAGACGATTGATAATTGTTTAAACCTTTTGTTTTCGGTTTCCTGCAGGCCTATACCTTAGAACTAGAGGCAGAAGTTGCAAAACTTAAAGAAATGAACGAAGAATTACAGAAAAAACAGGTACatgatatatttacattaaagCATAATTGTCTATCAACCTGGTTGTCCTAGTTTCGCTAACCCTCCTCGACTTCACTTTGGTTCTCTGCAGGAGGAAATTGTGGAAATGCAGAAAGATCAGGTACATCATTGTTCATATCTCTCCAGTCTCTATGTAATTCATTGCTCTCAGAAAAGATAACCAATGAAGCAAAACAAGTATATTTCTTCGAGTGTTCACTTGCATCTTGATGCATTTTAACTGCAAAGTAAACTGACCGATCCCGTTTTCTGAATGTGTTGACAGATGTTGGAGACAATGAAGCGGCAATGGGGAGGTAAAAGGCAATGCTTACGACGAACATTGACAGGCCCTTGGTAACTCGGAT
This genomic interval from Malus domestica chromosome 05, GDT2T_hap1 contains the following:
- the LOC103436484 gene encoding ABSCISIC ACID-INSENSITIVE 5-like protein 5; translated protein: MGSNFNFKSFGEAPPVEGNGGRAGGSFGLARQSSVYSLTFDEFQNTIGGLGKDYGSMNMDELLKNIGTAEETQGMTATSGVGREVNAPGGNLQRQGSLTLPRTLSQKTVDEVWKNLIRETTDDKYNNVAAGSNLPQRQQTLGEMTLEDFLVKAGVVREDIQPPVVRPNNGGFYGELYRPNNNVGLASGFQQPNISNGILGNRVADNKNSVPIQSPTLALNVGGVRTSQQQTLQLPPQQQPLFPKPTTVAFAPSMHLVNNAQLSIPRTRGPMAGVVEPSINTAFSQAGGFPGAGIGAVGLGTGGGAVATRSPANQISPDVIAKSSGDTSSLSPVPYMFNRGRKCSGAVEKVVERRQRRMIKNRESAARSRARKQAYTLELEAEVAKLKEMNEELQKKQEEIVEMQKDQMLETMKRQWGGKRQCLRRTLTGPW